A DNA window from Brassica napus cultivar Da-Ae chromosome A4, Da-Ae, whole genome shotgun sequence contains the following coding sequences:
- the LOC125608325 gene encoding uncharacterized protein LOC125608325 has product MGEINNDDDWRNGLDISGLSLMDEDDSLLLLFPDPTSGTDKEGLDWFGEDELSEVMKYNLRKSLAWDKAFFTNAGVLEPDELCHMIESNHVGEKKVLATIQEDVKRSTESTSTLKSDCTLETSKELGERDDDDAVHSPTPSTLDDRDSNEKVKPNGIRKRPSIRAQGLGKVTKQALAAKEHNTSSISRPSTGLSRSVRASVDVNKTKQGESSVAPRVAISRRIRPTVSKPGPPSKSAFRSSKNELTSSCSSLESCISASSSACKKSPLESANQKKSQSSRTAFHSMANGSTSRAASRVSPLSATSTFKSRLSSNNAAFLSASVDWSFNSPRAPTPNKMAKGKKKTLSAVQHDPMPDQHGSMTKPTGLRVPSPKLGYFDGGRSSVARTPTGSCTGGSAKHGARSLNEPTASSRTKSRLVQESTNSKAKARPVSRSSRLIVSASASSPKVTSKTYSKVSAEERLNRDAVEDNLAQ; this is encoded by the exons ATGGGAGAGATCAACAACGATGATGACTGGAGAAACGGCCTCGACATCTCCGGGCTTAGTCTGATGGACGAGGACGatagcctcctcctcctcttccccgATCCCACCTCAG GTACTGATAAGGAAGGTCTTGATTGGTTTGGGGAAGATGAATTGAGTGAGGTGATGAAGTATAACCTGAGGAAGAGTCTTGCTTGGGACAAAGCCTTTTTCACCAATGCag GTGTTCTGGAGCCTGATGAACTGTGTCATATGATTGAAAGCAATCATGTGGGTGAGAAGAAAGTTTTGGCGACTATTCAAGAGGATGTGAAGAGATCAACGGAGTCTACATCCACGTTGAAGAGTGACTGCACTTTGGAGACGAGTAAGGAACTGGGAgaaagagatgatgatgatgcagtACATAGCCCAA CTCCAAGTACACTAGACGACCGTGACTCTAACGAAAAG GTGAAACCCAATGGTATTCGTAAAAGGCCAAGTATTAGGGCACAAGGACTAGGGAAGGTGACAAAGCAG GCTCTTGCTGCAAAAGAGCACAACACATCATCCATTTCTAGGCCATCCACTGGACTCAGCAGAAGTGTAAGAGCTTCGGTAGATgtcaacaaaaccaaacaagGTGAATCGTCTGTGGCTCCCAGAGTTGCAATTTCAAGGAGGATTCGACCCACTGTATCGAAACCTGGACCGCCTTCCAAATCTGCTTTTAGGTCCTCCAAGAATGAATTGACATCTTCCTGCTCTTCACTTGAGAGCTGTATCAGTGCTTCCTCAAGCGCCTGTAAAAAATCTCCGCTAGAGTCGGCAAACCAGAAGAAATCTCAGAGTTCAAGAACAGCTTTCCATTCTATGGCGAACGGATCCACATCCAGAGCTGCGTCTAGAGTTTCACCCCTCTCAGCTACTAGCACATTCAAGTCCAGGCTTTCCTCTAATAATGCAGCTTTTCTTAGTGCTTCTGTCGACTGGTCTTTTAACTCGCCGAGAGCTCCTACACCTAATAAAATGGCTAAAGGTAAGAAGAAAACTTTATCTGCTGTCCAACATGACCCTATGCCGGATCAACATGGTTCCATGACGAAACCAACAGGACTCCGTGTGCCATCACCAAAACTAGGCTACTTTGATGGA GGGAGGAGCAGCGTAGCAAGAACACCCACAGGATCCTGTACTGGTGGCTCAGCAAAACATGGAGCTCGTAGTCTGAATGAACCAACAGCTTCTAGTAGGACCAAGTCTCGTCTTGTACAAGAATCCACAAATTCTAAAGCAAAGGCCAGGCCTGTTTCAAGGAGTTCCAGGCTGATTGTGTCAGCTTCTGCGTCTTCACCAAAGGTTACCAGCAAAACCTATTCAAAGGTCAGTGCAGAGGAACGACTCAACCGCGATGCGGTGGAAGATAATCTAGCACAGTGA
- the LOC106450241 gene encoding receptor-like serine/threonine-protein kinase SD1-8, with amino-acid sequence MTSLNFLPTFLIFFLFLFLIMRRGGSLSNTLSITESLELSKNNTLVSSNNLFELGFFQSQSKWYLGNWWKQDKTVLWVANRNVPLLGSYGVLKFMKNNLVILNQSGDQIWSTYLSGSGVRSSMWAELHNNGNLVLKYINNPTGYVWQSFDHPTDTLLPGMKLDPVDPSKRLYSWVSSDDPSAGYLWLGIMNYPDGIFAIDVTNYRMDTWNGYRFGDLPPVFQLNDNADSFLMNTFPNSYSRLTMSPDGFYYIHTWVPGVNVWNMSFSMREDACYRGRFNTTCGSYSICSKNASCHCIQGVTEKPEGGCIRRNALKCNEDIFEKLQKMKLPEDGECINGSSYSVEECENVCLKDCDCKSFALVESRKSQRVCVKWTGVLKGMRTYTFGGQDLYIRVAASDNEDHAKTNGKNKDLDPGIIVLIVLSCIILLGIVCLAIFCCWKKHKRSIIQGGPTQTEIVMSEIDTPESFQLMEFGVIFEATNHFSESNKVGQGGFGPVYKGNEIAVKRLKARSSQGMAEFRNEVTLILRVLHVNLVRLLGCCIHGYDRLLVYEFLENSSLSSYIFNQTRSPLLNWEHRFDIMKGIAEGLCYLHNFTSPPILHRDLKPSNVLLGRDMIPKISDFGLAQMMETGTTEAAMETAVGTYGYMSEEYAKDNIMSQKSDVFSYGVVLLEILTGRRNHEYCIANPGDSLLDFVWRRWKDGTGLEVVDSSFHDDSFIEDQVLRSMKIGLSCVQQNMHDRPSTRTIVVMFENGPRSEILDPTRPNYNLTRADSSSSPVTVTDQSVTINEATLSCTDAR; translated from the exons ATGACAAGTCTTAACTTTCTCCcaacatttcttatattttttcttttcttattcttGATAATGAGACGTGGTGGTTCACTGTCAAATACCTTGTCGATTACAGAGTCACTAgaactttcaaaaaataacaCACTTGTGTCTTCTAACAATCTCTTTGAGCTCGGGTTCTTCCAGTCTCAATCCAAATGGTATCTCGGAAATTGGTGGAAACAAGACAAAACCGTTTTATGGGTAGCCAACAGAAATGTCCCTCTTTTGGGATCATATGGAGTCTTGAAGTTCATGAAAAACaacctggtgattctcaaccaGAGTGGTGACCAAATCTGGTCGACATATCTGAGCGGAAGTGGTGTGAGGTCTTCCATGTGGGCAGAACTACATAATAACGGAAACTTGGTCTTGAAATATATTAACAATCCGACCGGATACGTGTGGCAGAGCTTTGATCACCCGACGGATACTCTACTACCTGGGATGAAGTTAGATCCAGTTGATCCTTCCAAACGCCTCTACTCCTGGGTGAGTTCAGATGATCCCTCAGCCGGGTATTTGTGGTTAGGAATTATGAACTATCCAGATGGTATTTTTGCAATTGATGTTACGAACTACAGAATGGATACGTGGAATGGGTACCGATTTGGGGACTTGCCCCCAGTTTTCCAACTAAACGATAACGCAGATTCTTTTTTAATGAATACATTCCCCAACAGCTACTCGAGGTTAACAATGTCTCCAGACGGGTTTTACTATATACACACATGGGTCCCAGGGGTGAACGTATGGAATATGTCATTTTCCATGCGGGAAGATGCTTGCTACCGGGGACGCTTCAACACGACATGTGGATCGTACAGTATATGTTCCAAAAACGCATCGTGTCACTGTATTCAAGGAGTCACTGAGAAGCCGGAGGGTGGGTGTATTAGAAGGAATGCTCTGAAGTGCAACGAAGATATATTTGAAAAACTACAAAAGATGAAACTTCCCGAAGATGGAGAATGTATTAATGGTTCCAGCTATAGTGTGGAAGAGTGTGAAAATGTTTGTTTGAAGGACTGTGACTGTAAATCGTTTGCACTTGTGGAAAGTCGAAAAAGCCAGCGCGTATGTGTTAAATGGACTGGAGTACTGAAGGGTATGCGAACGTACACGTTCGGTGGTCAAGATCTTTACATCAGAGTCGCTGCTTCGGATAATG AGGATCACGCCAAAACTAATGGGAAAAACAAAGATCTTGACCCAGGGATTATCGTACTAATCGTCCTATCCTGTATCATCCTCTTGGGTATTGTGTGCTTAGCCATCTTCTGTTGTTGGAAAAAGCATAAAAGAAGTATTAtacaag GAGGGCCAACCCAAACAGAGATTGTCATGAGCGAGATAGACACACCAGAGAGCTTTCAGCTTATGGAGTTTGGAGTTATTTTCGAGGCGACGAATCACTTTTCCGAAAGCAACAAAGTCGGACAAGGTGGTTTTGGTCCAGTTTACAAG GGAAACGAGATCGCAGTAAAAAGATTGAAAGCGAGATCATCTCAGGGGATGGCAGAGTTCCGAAATGAAGTGACTCTGATTTTACGTGTACTACACGTGAACCTCGTCCGACTTCTAGGCTGTTGCATCCATGGATACGATAGACTATTGGTCTACGAGTTCCTGGAGAATTCTAGCCTCAGCAGCTATATCTTCA ATCAAACTAGAAGCCCGCTCCTAAACTGGGAGCATAGGTTCGATATAATGAAAGGTATTGCTGAAGGATTGTGCTACCTCCACAACTTCACAAGCCCACCGATACTTCACCGCGACCTGAAACCAAGTAATGTGCTTCTAGGCAGAGACATGATCCCAAAAATCTCAGATTTTGGGCTGGCTCAGATGATGGAAACTGGCACCACAGAAGCTGCAATGGAAACAGCAGTAGGAACTTA CGGCTACATGTCTGAAGAATATGCGAAAGATAATATCATGTCCCAGAAATCAGATGTCTTCAGTTATGGAGTAGTGTTGTTAGAGATTCTTACTGGAAGGAGAAATCATGAGTATTGTATTGCAAATCCAGGAGATAGTCTTCTCGACTTC GTTTGGAGGCGATGGAAGGATGGTACTGGATTGGAGGTCGTGGATTCGAGCTTCCATGATGATTCATTTATAGAAGACCAGGTTTTACGATCAATGAAGATTGGTCTATCCTGTGTTCAACAAAATATGCACGATAGGCCTAGTACAAGGACCATTGTGGTTATGTTTGAAAATGGCCCACGATCAGAAATTCTAGATCCGACGAGACCAAACTATAATCTCACAAGAGctgattcatcttcttctccagtTACCGTTACCGACCAATCAGTCACTATTAACGAGGCCACTTTGTCATGCACTGACGCCAGGTGA